In one Saimiri boliviensis isolate mSaiBol1 chromosome 21, mSaiBol1.pri, whole genome shotgun sequence genomic region, the following are encoded:
- the APOBEC3H gene encoding DNA dC->dU-editing enzyme APOBEC-3H, protein MSLLTAETFSLQFNNRRQRRKKGTYYPKRTYLCYQLTPRNGSTPTRGYFKNKKNCHVEICFIDKIASMELDKTQCYDVTCYLTWSPCPSCAQKLAAFAKAQDHLNLRIFASRLYYHWRRSYQKGLQLLWESQIPVEVMGLPEFTDCWENFVDHGKPPPFNPSEKLQKLGEASQSIKRRLERIKSLALSPRLE, encoded by the exons ATGTCTCTGCTAACAGCCGAAACATTCAGCTTACAGTTTAACAACCGGCGGCAGCGGCGGAAGAAAGGGACTTACTACCCCAAGAGGACATACTTGTGTTACCAGCTGACACCGCGGAATGGCTCCACGCCTACTAGAGGCTACTTTAAAAACAAG AAAAACTGCCATGTAGAAATTTGCTTTATTGATAAGATTGCATCCATGGAACTGGACAAAACCCAGTGCTACGACGTCACCTGTTACCTCACGTGGAGCCCCTGTCCCTCCTGTGCCCAGAAGCTGGCTGCCTTCGCCAAGGCTCAAGACCATCTGAACCTGCGCATCTTCGCCTCCCGCCTGTACTACCACTGGCGCCGGAGCTACCAGAAGGGGCTGCAGCTTCTGTGGGAATCCCAGATCCCCGTGGAGGTCATGGGCCTCCCAG AGTTTACTGACTGCTGGGAAAACTTTGTGGATCACGGGAAACCGCCTCCCTTCAACCCCTCTGAGAAGTTACAGAAGCTAGGTGAAGCAAGTCAATCCATAAAGAGACGGCTGGAGAGGATAAAG agtctcgctctttcacccaggctggagtga